A genome region from Cytophagales bacterium includes the following:
- a CDS encoding histidine phosphatase family protein has translation MMGKKIYIIRHGETDYNKKGIVQGSGVDAPLNEKGHEQARLFFETYKHVPFDRVYTSTLYRSVQTVQDFANFGINSEKHDGLKEIDWGDKEGTKITAEDDQYYQKITSEWKNGNLEMKIEGGESPLEVQERQKSVLELIKSRKDEKNILICMHGRAMRIFLCLLLKHDLRKMDDFMHQNLSLYLLDYDDTIFTLRQKNDVSHLT, from the coding sequence ATTATGGGTAAAAAAATATATATCATCCGCCACGGTGAAACAGATTATAATAAAAAAGGGATCGTGCAGGGAAGCGGGGTAGATGCACCTTTAAATGAAAAAGGGCACGAGCAGGCAAGGTTGTTTTTTGAAACATATAAGCATGTACCATTTGACAGGGTATATACCTCCACCTTATATAGAAGTGTGCAAACTGTTCAGGATTTTGCTAATTTTGGGATTAATTCGGAAAAGCATGATGGACTTAAGGAAATTGATTGGGGGGACAAAGAAGGAACTAAAATAACTGCCGAAGATGACCAGTATTATCAAAAAATAACTTCAGAATGGAAGAATGGAAATTTAGAGATGAAAATTGAGGGCGGTGAAAGTCCGCTTGAAGTGCAGGAAAGACAAAAATCTGTATTAGAACTGATCAAATCACGTAAGGACGAAAAGAATATTTTGATTTGCATGCATGGAAGGGCTATGCGTATCTTTTTGTGCTTACTGCTAAAGCATGATCTAAGAAAAATGGATGATTTTATGCATCAGAATCTGAGTTTGTATTTACTGGATTATGATGATACCATATTTACACTTAGGCAGAAAAATGATGTTTCTCATTTAACCTGA
- a CDS encoding metallophosphoesterase family protein: MRIGLLSDTHGFLDDKIFNHFQDCDEIWHAGDFGNIEVSGKLSAFKPLKGVYGNIDGMEIRYLHPKDNKFVCEDMQVWMTHIGGYPGKYSPEVRKEIYKNPPDIFVCGHSHILRVMTDKKLVPTLYINPGAAGKQGLHTVRTIIKFDIIKKKVVDMKVVELGKKT, from the coding sequence ATGCGAATAGGGCTGCTATCAGATACTCACGGTTTTCTAGACGACAAAATATTTAATCACTTCCAGGACTGCGATGAAATATGGCATGCAGGAGATTTTGGGAATATAGAAGTTTCCGGAAAGCTTTCAGCATTTAAGCCTCTAAAAGGGGTGTATGGAAATATAGATGGGATGGAAATAAGATATTTACATCCAAAAGATAATAAATTTGTGTGTGAAGATATGCAGGTCTGGATGACGCATATTGGCGGTTACCCGGGTAAATATTCACCCGAGGTCAGAAAAGAGATATATAAAAATCCGCCTGATATTTTTGTTTGCGGGCATTCTCACATCTTAAGAGTAATGACTGATAAAAAACTAGTACCCACCCTTTACATAAACCCCGGAGCTGCCGGTAAACAAGGATTACATACAGTAAGAACTATTATAAAATTTGATATTATAAAAAAGAAAGTGGTTGATATGAAGGTAGTTGAATTAGGGAAAAAGACATAG
- a CDS encoding isochorismate synthase, translating into MNIQPCDPEYSGSQGKHPAPARPPVWRTGQLAGGSSIQHQEFYCQIVKKAIREIKNGIFRKLVLSRTKTFELTQKLDPLLIFEKLCNAYPNSFIYLVSIPGNPTWMGASPEILLSVDHNNIFKTTAMAGTQPLKPGTSPKKAAWTQKEIEEQALVSRFIINCFKKIRLREFEEEGPKTIIAGNLMHLRTDYTVDMNAVNFPQLGTVMLDLLHPTSAVCGMPKNESMEFILANENYNREFYTGYLGPVNMPCQVETPDATETHLFVNLRCMQLSDNKAILYAGSGITEDSEPESEWEETELKCKTILDVIGK; encoded by the coding sequence ATGAACATCCAGCCCTGTGATCCCGAGTACTCGGGATCACAGGGTAAACATCCAGCACCTGCCCGCCCGCCTGTCTGGCGGACAGGCCAATTGGCAGGCGGGTCCAGCATCCAGCACCAAGAATTTTATTGCCAAATTGTGAAAAAAGCCATCCGGGAGATCAAAAATGGTATTTTCAGAAAATTGGTTCTTTCCAGAACAAAAACTTTTGAACTAACTCAAAAACTTGATCCTTTATTAATTTTTGAAAAGCTTTGCAATGCTTATCCGAATTCGTTTATTTACTTAGTTTCAATTCCTGGAAATCCAACCTGGATGGGAGCATCACCAGAGATATTGCTGAGCGTAGATCATAACAATATATTCAAAACAACTGCCATGGCAGGAACGCAGCCACTGAAACCCGGAACCTCTCCCAAAAAGGCAGCCTGGACACAAAAAGAAATTGAAGAGCAGGCTTTGGTAAGCAGGTTTATCATTAATTGTTTTAAAAAGATCCGTTTACGGGAATTTGAGGAAGAAGGCCCCAAGACCATCATTGCCGGTAATTTAATGCACTTGCGAACGGACTATACAGTGGATATGAATGCTGTAAACTTTCCACAACTAGGTACAGTAATGCTTGACCTGCTGCATCCTACTTCTGCCGTCTGCGGCATGCCGAAAAATGAATCTATGGAATTTATTCTAGCCAATGAAAATTACAACAGGGAATTTTACACCGGGTATTTAGGGCCGGTTAATATGCCGTGTCAGGTGGAAACACCTGACGCCACAGAAACGCATCTTTTTGTCAATTTACGTTGTATGCAGTTGTCGGATAATAAGGCGATCCTATACGCAGGATCAGGAATTACAGAAGATTCTGAACCGGAGAGTGAATGGGAGGAGACGGAGTTAAAGTGTAAGACAATTTTGGATGTGATTGGTAAATGA
- a CDS encoding hotdog fold thioesterase yields MINTNIKIEDLNKFSQNSMGAHIGIEFTEINKDFLCCKMPVDHRTKQPYGVLHGGASVTLAEELGSTAANLCLKSKDQYCVGLDINANHVRSVKNGTIFGKAKPIHLGKKTQIWEIKITDEEGELVCISRLTMAVLDK; encoded by the coding sequence ATGATAAATACCAATATCAAAATAGAAGACCTGAACAAGTTCTCACAAAACAGTATGGGCGCTCATATTGGGATAGAATTCACTGAAATCAATAAAGATTTTTTATGCTGTAAAATGCCGGTTGACCACAGAACCAAGCAGCCTTATGGCGTCCTTCATGGAGGCGCTTCAGTTACGCTGGCTGAAGAATTAGGAAGCACTGCCGCTAATTTATGTCTGAAAAGTAAGGATCAATATTGTGTAGGTCTGGATATCAATGCCAACCATGTGAGAAGCGTAAAGAACGGAACCATTTTCGGCAAAGCCAAACCAATACATCTTGGTAAAAAGACGCAGATCTGGGAGATTAAAATCACCGATGAAGAGGGTGAGTTGGTATGTATTAGCAGGTTAACCATGGCTGTGTTGGACAAATGA
- a CDS encoding VWA domain-containing protein has protein sequence MTWNNAFSSFEVLTIIAFVAAYLFYIFKTVGIARKLESGKIRAVSIKLVIRSIYFALFIIALLSPSFGGIKKEIKSIGKDIYIAVDLSKSMDAFDIQPSRLVKVKYELKNIIKAFSSDRIGIIIFSSEAFLQCPLTYDQSALSLFIETLNTRLVPREGTDLAPALNLALKKQTGTENTTTKKQSKVIIIISDGEDFGENTKAIAHDIKKNNIKLFTLGVGTKEGSKIPLRGGFKRDKDGKVVISKLNSASLKELARITGGSYFEINKTRNDITRLINAINQIEGELRDTRKTDVSANKYYWFLILALLPFMVADVLFTVKVIKL, from the coding sequence ATGACCTGGAATAACGCATTTAGCAGTTTTGAAGTACTGACTATCATAGCTTTCGTGGCAGCTTACCTGTTTTACATTTTCAAAACAGTAGGTATTGCCAGGAAATTAGAATCGGGTAAAATCCGGGCTGTTTCTATAAAACTTGTCATAAGAAGCATATATTTTGCACTATTCATTATTGCATTGCTTAGCCCTTCATTTGGAGGTATAAAAAAGGAGATCAAAAGCATTGGAAAGGACATCTATATCGCTGTTGATCTTTCCAAATCTATGGATGCTTTTGATATTCAACCATCAAGATTGGTAAAAGTAAAATACGAGTTGAAAAATATTATAAAAGCATTTTCGTCTGACAGGATAGGAATTATTATTTTTTCCTCCGAAGCATTCCTCCAATGTCCGCTCACTTACGACCAAAGCGCTTTATCATTGTTCATAGAAACTCTAAACACCCGGTTAGTCCCCCGCGAGGGAACTGACCTTGCCCCGGCCTTAAACCTCGCATTGAAAAAACAGACCGGTACTGAGAATACCACTACAAAAAAGCAGTCAAAAGTGATCATTATCATCAGTGATGGTGAAGATTTTGGGGAGAATACAAAAGCCATTGCTCATGATATTAAAAAAAATAATATAAAATTATTTACGCTTGGTGTTGGTACTAAAGAAGGGAGTAAAATACCACTTAGGGGAGGATTTAAAAGAGATAAAGATGGCAAAGTCGTAATATCCAAATTAAATTCAGCTTCCTTAAAGGAATTAGCAAGGATCACCGGTGGCAGTTATTTTGAAATCAATAAAACAAGGAATGATATTACACGTTTAATAAATGCTATTAACCAGATAGAAGGCGAGCTGCGAGATACACGAAAAACAGATGTTTCGGCAAATAAATATTATTGGTTCCTTATCTTAGCTTTGTTGCCATTTATGGTAGCAGACGTGCTTTTTACCGTTAAAGTGATAAAACTATGA
- a CDS encoding tetratricopeptide repeat protein: protein MIHLTFILLLFLNLNSIDNIATINKIKNQAQEAFESGNYREAINHYSYLVDSLKVSDDNVQINLAHAYYKLSVMDSAFNIYKKLSIAADNKLRSVANQQLGVIANKQKDKEAALNFFKEALRADPSNEDARYNYELLKKQSDQQQQQKQQDKDQQDKNNQQEEQQNNQDNKSSQDQQNKENQQKENKDQQKDGSENQENEESGKKDQQKNDDGKKNETKDQRTAEPEKKEQQERPAPMMDQQKLQEMNISPEKAKMILDAMRNSEIQYLQQMQKKPTKRANSNKPDW from the coding sequence ATGATACATCTTACATTCATACTATTATTATTTCTAAACCTAAACAGTATTGACAACATCGCCACAATCAATAAAATCAAAAACCAGGCTCAGGAAGCATTTGAATCAGGAAATTACAGGGAAGCTATAAACCACTATTCATACCTCGTGGACTCACTGAAGGTTAGCGATGATAATGTGCAGATTAATCTTGCCCACGCTTACTACAAATTATCAGTTATGGACAGCGCGTTCAATATTTACAAAAAACTTTCTATTGCTGCTGACAACAAATTAAGGTCTGTTGCAAATCAGCAATTGGGAGTAATTGCAAATAAACAGAAAGATAAGGAAGCTGCATTAAACTTTTTTAAAGAAGCCCTTAGAGCCGATCCTTCTAATGAAGACGCCCGGTATAATTATGAGCTGCTTAAAAAACAATCAGACCAGCAGCAGCAGCAAAAACAACAAGATAAAGACCAACAAGACAAAAACAACCAGCAAGAAGAGCAACAAAATAATCAGGATAACAAAAGTAGTCAGGATCAGCAAAACAAGGAAAACCAGCAAAAGGAAAATAAAGACCAGCAAAAAGATGGATCGGAGAACCAGGAAAACGAAGAATCCGGGAAGAAAGATCAGCAAAAAAATGATGATGGTAAGAAAAATGAAACAAAGGATCAGAGAACCGCAGAACCGGAGAAGAAAGAACAGCAGGAACGCCCTGCTCCAATGATGGACCAACAGAAATTACAGGAAATGAACATTAGCCCCGAAAAAGCAAAAATGATACTAGATGCAATGAGAAACAGTGAAATTCAATACTTGCAGCAGATGCAAAAGAAACCGACAAAAAGGGCAAATAGTAATAAACCTGATTGGTAA
- a CDS encoding orotate phosphoribosyltransferase produces the protein MYFQGKKDIVANKMAAMLLDIGAVKLQPHKPFKWASSWNAPIYCDNRLTLSYPEIRNFVKESFISIIKNKYSAIDAVAGVATAGIPQAALIADAMNLPLLYVRSKTKEHGMENLVEGKIINEGKVIVVEDLISTGASSLSAVDALKRTGMQVLGMLAIFTYGFETAEVNFKKKNVPLHCLTNYNYLLSVALERKYIGERDMEILNAWRRNPDKWGNRK, from the coding sequence ATGTATTTTCAAGGTAAAAAGGATATTGTTGCTAATAAAATGGCTGCTATGTTGCTTGATATCGGAGCTGTTAAGCTTCAGCCACACAAACCTTTTAAATGGGCATCCAGCTGGAATGCACCGATCTATTGTGATAACAGGCTTACGCTTTCTTATCCAGAAATCAGAAATTTTGTGAAAGAAAGCTTCATTTCAATCATAAAAAACAAGTATTCGGCCATAGATGCTGTGGCAGGCGTAGCTACTGCCGGCATACCACAAGCAGCATTAATAGCCGACGCGATGAATTTGCCTTTGTTGTATGTAAGGTCAAAGACCAAGGAACATGGGATGGAAAATTTAGTAGAAGGAAAAATTATAAATGAAGGTAAAGTGATCGTTGTTGAAGATCTGATCTCTACTGGTGCAAGTTCTCTCAGCGCTGTGGATGCCTTAAAAAGAACAGGGATGCAGGTTTTGGGAATGCTTGCCATATTTACTTATGGGTTTGAGACTGCGGAGGTAAATTTTAAGAAGAAAAATGTGCCATTGCACTGCTTAACTAACTACAATTATCTCCTGAGTGTTGCATTGGAAAGAAAATATATAGGCGAAAGGGATATGGAGATCTTAAATGCCTGGAGAAGAAATCCTGATAAATGGGGAAATAGGAAATAG
- a CDS encoding NUDIX hydrolase has protein sequence MKLFINDIPVEFIKEKKLSSKTHYDIIFSSKDKIVLKKLTGKVLVNKATPKHFDKLFKFFNQKKLKKLTSLTFAVRSKKHYKKFLKDQFRIVKAAGGLVKKNDQILMIHRLGKWDLPKGKLNKNERSKLCALREVGEECNIKVELTGKLCTTWHTYTRNNKRLLKRTKWYQMHCLDDSKMAPQTEEDIEEVKWMDKGEIREALENSYETIKDVFRKYYSPTNYE, from the coding sequence TTGAAACTTTTCATAAACGACATCCCGGTTGAATTTATAAAAGAAAAAAAACTTTCTTCTAAAACCCACTATGATATTATTTTTTCCAGCAAAGATAAGATAGTTTTAAAGAAATTGACCGGAAAAGTATTGGTTAACAAAGCTACCCCAAAACATTTTGATAAGCTCTTCAAGTTTTTTAATCAAAAAAAACTCAAAAAGCTAACTTCTCTTACTTTTGCAGTAAGAAGCAAAAAACATTACAAAAAATTTCTGAAGGACCAGTTTCGTATTGTAAAAGCTGCCGGTGGTTTGGTTAAAAAAAACGATCAGATATTAATGATCCATAGACTGGGAAAATGGGATCTGCCCAAAGGCAAGCTCAATAAAAATGAAAGATCAAAGTTATGTGCCTTAAGAGAAGTCGGGGAAGAATGCAATATAAAAGTTGAATTGACCGGTAAATTGTGCACTACGTGGCACACTTACACAAGAAATAACAAAAGACTACTTAAAAGAACTAAATGGTACCAGATGCACTGTCTTGATGATTCAAAAATGGCTCCGCAAACCGAAGAAGACATTGAAGAGGTAAAATGGATGGACAAAGGTGAAATCCGGGAAGCATTGGAGAATAGTTATGAAACGATAAAGGATGTTTTTAGGAAGTATTATAGCCCTACGAATTACGAATAA